Genomic DNA from Halobaculum sp. CBA1158:
CGTCGGCGACCGCCTCGCGGACGGCATCGATCGTCGCGTCCGCGGGCGCGGGCCCGCACGAGCGCATCGCGCCGACCTCGCCGTCGGCTGTGCGGTAGAGCGCGAACACGTCGCCGCCGAGCCCCGTCGACGTGGGTTCGACGACGTTCAGCGCCGCCGCGGTGGCGACGGCCGCGTCGAAGGCGTTGCCTCCGTCCTCCAGCACGGATATTCCCGCCTGCGAGGCGAGCGGCTGGCTGGTCGCCACGACGCCGCGCTGGCCGTACACCGTCGACCGTCTGGATCCGAACTGATCGACATCCGGTTCGTCCATGCGATCGATACGTCCACACGTGACCCAAAACGTGAACCCAAACATATCCGGTGTGTCGGCGGCGGCACGCCCGATCGCCCGCGGCGGCAACCCGGACCGCCGACCCGCCGGCCACGATCGAACGACGGCGGCAGGACGGGGGTTTGATACGCCTCGGACGGGCGTGCACCCCGAGCGAACGTTCATATGCGATGTCGTTCACGGTATGGCATGGCAGCCGACGAGGACGGTGCGGGACCGATCCGTCCGATGCGGGAGGTCACCCTGAAGATCCGCCACGCCGGTCAACCGGAGACAGTCGCCTCCGAGCGGTACCCGGAGGTGACGATGCGCTCGGTGTCGTCGATGACGGGACGCAGCGACGAGCGCAAGCGGATCGTGGAGATCACCGGCGATCCCGACGACGTGGAGGGGTTCATCGAGGTGTACGCCGGGTGCGACCCCGTCGACGCCGCCGAGCCGATCAGCCCGCTGGGCGAGCCGCGGGTGTTCGTCGCGCTGACGATACGGGTACCCGAGTGGGACAGCATCGCAGAGCTGTTCGCGGATCACGGCGTCCACCACCGGACGGGGACCGTGATCGCCGGCGGCTGGGAGCGGTGGACGCTGTATCTCGACGCCGACACCGACCTCTCGACGGTCATCGACGCCATCGAAGACCGCGGGAACGACGTGAAACTCCTCCGGCAGGTGGAGATGGACGAGATCAGCGCGAGCGCGCGGTTTGAGGCCGCCGGCGCGCTCCACGACCTCACGCGTCGCCAGCGCGAGGCGCTCGCGGCGGCGATCCGCGCGGGCTACTACGGCCACGAGAAGGACGCCGGCGTCGAGGACAT
This window encodes:
- a CDS encoding helix-turn-helix domain-containing protein yields the protein MAADEDGAGPIRPMREVTLKIRHAGQPETVASERYPEVTMRSVSSMTGRSDERKRIVEITGDPDDVEGFIEVYAGCDPVDAAEPISPLGEPRVFVALTIRVPEWDSIAELFADHGVHHRTGTVIAGGWERWTLYLDADTDLSTVIDAIEDRGNDVKLLRQVEMDEISASARFEAAGALHDLTRRQREALAAAIRAGYYGHEKDAGVEDIAAELDIGTTTAWEHLARAEGKVMNDLGDFLGEE